Proteins encoded in a region of the Paenibacillus sp. E222 genome:
- a CDS encoding S-layer homology domain-containing protein — protein MFNDKGKKMLAMLTLIPLATGLVMGAFPAAVTYADAGNNTPTNSSATGSWQTGDLHVHTFESDDAQNSLENVLDAGLTKYGLDWIALTDHLRLSKRDHNGVDIPGGSIPMSKGMNEYQVPQIKALQEAGKYAGKTIFSGFEWDMPTHEHVGVGILTDEPNSTEALEAANEFEYRFTNRAANLFNAADVANWDQTGGRAYTTHQDALAAINWLATKYPTTSYAMINHPSRGKNKYTIADFREFNDLAPQVVFGIEGMLGNQMEPDRGGYNTSYNVANPTADDGYKYRTYGGVDYMVAKVGGLWDALLGEGRHFWNYGNSDYHFKMIDTNSSGYFPGEYAKTYSWVDGTGMQAVLEGLRSGKSFSVFGDLINALDFTASGAGNQAEMGGDLGVTQGDEVELKIRFKSPTTSNNYEKPINSGTSAGQVPVVDHVDLIAGDVTGKAEKGTPAYNKDTNDSTQVLATFTSNDWTTDAEGYNVITYKIKATDQDKYFRLRGTNLGMNVTGETVNGEPQLDPKITTADATTRFNEINDKNYGDLWFYSNPIFVSATPYSDAQAVKDTLQAIDLGNLNTVTSDLTLPVEGKHGATISWSSSNPELMDAQGKLLTQPENNERLELTATVQRGSETDTRTFTVIVEGTNNQVLVLKGNMTTADSQPYHTDTWTNQSVTVSVTSAVYAPATSATIELSRDGGQTYEPYTENTPLEVTEPGEHKLLFRATDDLEQTYTLPLVVKIDREIPVITLQGSSQMTLTVGDTYNEPGAQATDNVGIRGSVQMDGTVNTQSAGIYTLRYNVKDIAGNAAQEVTRTVTVQARSVNGGGGSGSDGGNAGGNSGGSTPSVPTTPTVPTTPTNPDAGSDSTTEVKVGVEANQPVQTGLKDIVQFNAPAGAIGEKDTLQLSVVSQNQLQNAVSLNVLGQAVQITRSGGRTLNDQVALILQYDASKLPQGTQPAIYYYNEARQSWVFIGGKMNAAGTVSANVNHLGTFVVSSYTPANLSDLNGHWASDYADRLIGMDVIQGYTDGSFQPSKKITRAEFVTLISKALALKSVQSDTTFADQGSLPDWAKGDIAAAVQAGIVKGYGDNTFKPNQTITRAEMAVMMANALKLSTDVQSGTSKDAVKPSFTDESQTPAWAQDALNTAVQAKIVNGYTDNTVRAGNMTTRAEAAAMIYKLLLAMYI, from the coding sequence TTGTTCAACGATAAAGGAAAGAAAATGCTTGCTATGCTTACGCTTATACCACTGGCTACGGGCCTTGTCATGGGAGCTTTCCCTGCTGCGGTAACCTATGCGGATGCGGGAAATAATACACCAACCAACAGCTCGGCAACAGGTTCATGGCAAACGGGCGATCTGCACGTACATACGTTTGAGTCCGATGATGCGCAGAATTCGCTTGAAAATGTACTTGACGCGGGACTGACGAAGTATGGTTTGGACTGGATCGCGCTTACGGATCATTTGCGGTTATCCAAGCGGGATCACAACGGAGTAGACATTCCAGGCGGATCGATTCCGATGTCCAAAGGGATGAACGAATATCAGGTGCCACAGATCAAGGCCCTTCAGGAAGCAGGCAAATACGCAGGCAAAACGATTTTCTCCGGTTTCGAATGGGACATGCCGACACATGAACACGTTGGGGTAGGGATTCTCACAGATGAGCCGAATTCGACCGAAGCGCTGGAAGCTGCGAACGAATTTGAATATCGTTTTACGAATCGCGCAGCGAACCTGTTCAATGCGGCTGACGTAGCGAATTGGGATCAGACCGGTGGACGTGCCTATACAACTCATCAGGATGCACTAGCTGCTATCAATTGGCTGGCAACCAAGTATCCAACGACGAGTTATGCAATGATCAATCACCCTTCACGAGGCAAAAACAAATATACCATCGCGGACTTCCGGGAGTTCAACGATCTGGCTCCACAAGTTGTTTTTGGTATCGAAGGTATGCTGGGCAACCAGATGGAACCGGATCGTGGCGGGTATAACACAAGCTACAACGTAGCCAATCCGACCGCAGATGATGGATACAAATATCGTACATACGGCGGTGTGGACTATATGGTCGCCAAGGTGGGCGGTCTGTGGGATGCATTGTTGGGAGAAGGGCGTCACTTCTGGAACTATGGTAATTCGGATTACCATTTCAAGATGATTGACACGAATTCCAGCGGTTATTTTCCGGGCGAATATGCCAAGACCTATTCGTGGGTTGATGGTACAGGAATGCAAGCCGTGCTGGAAGGACTGCGTTCGGGGAAATCATTTTCCGTATTCGGTGATCTGATCAACGCACTGGACTTCACGGCTTCCGGAGCGGGTAATCAGGCTGAAATGGGCGGAGACCTGGGTGTGACCCAAGGTGACGAAGTGGAACTGAAAATCCGTTTCAAGAGTCCAACCACGAGCAACAATTATGAAAAACCAATCAACAGCGGCACGTCTGCTGGACAAGTTCCAGTGGTGGATCACGTAGATCTCATCGCCGGAGATGTGACGGGCAAGGCTGAGAAGGGCACACCCGCATATAACAAAGACACCAACGACTCCACCCAAGTGCTGGCTACCTTCACGTCCAACGATTGGACGACAGACGCCGAAGGTTACAATGTTATTACGTACAAGATCAAAGCCACAGACCAGGATAAGTATTTCCGTCTGCGCGGTACGAATCTGGGTATGAACGTTACAGGTGAAACCGTAAATGGTGAACCACAGCTTGATCCGAAAATTACAACAGCTGATGCAACGACTCGCTTCAATGAGATCAATGACAAGAACTATGGCGATCTGTGGTTCTACTCCAATCCGATCTTCGTGAGTGCCACACCTTACAGTGATGCACAGGCGGTAAAAGATACGCTTCAAGCAATTGATCTTGGTAATCTGAACACGGTCACTTCCGACCTTACCCTTCCTGTGGAAGGGAAACATGGAGCCACGATTAGCTGGTCCAGCTCCAACCCGGAATTGATGGATGCACAGGGGAAACTTCTTACACAGCCTGAGAATAATGAGCGACTGGAATTGACGGCAACGGTACAACGTGGCAGCGAAACGGATACCAGAACGTTCACTGTCATTGTGGAAGGAACGAATAATCAGGTATTGGTGTTAAAAGGCAACATGACCACTGCTGACAGCCAGCCGTATCATACGGATACATGGACGAATCAGTCCGTAACGGTTAGTGTAACCAGCGCAGTATACGCGCCAGCCACTTCGGCGACGATTGAGTTATCTCGTGATGGAGGACAAACGTACGAACCATATACGGAGAATACACCTCTGGAGGTAACGGAGCCGGGAGAGCATAAGCTGTTATTCAGAGCGACAGACGATCTGGAACAAACGTATACGTTACCTCTTGTCGTAAAAATAGACCGTGAAATTCCTGTCATCACCCTGCAAGGCAGCAGCCAGATGACATTAACCGTGGGAGATACGTATAACGAGCCTGGAGCACAGGCTACCGATAATGTGGGCATCCGTGGTTCCGTGCAGATGGACGGGACAGTGAACACACAATCAGCGGGGATCTACACCCTTCGTTATAACGTGAAAGATATTGCCGGCAATGCTGCACAGGAAGTCACACGTACGGTTACCGTACAAGCCCGTTCGGTCAATGGCGGCGGGGGCTCAGGCAGTGATGGAGGCAACGCTGGAGGGAATTCCGGTGGAAGCACACCAAGCGTGCCAACAACGCCTACCGTTCCAACCACACCAACCAACCCGGATGCGGGATCAGATTCAACGACTGAAGTGAAGGTAGGGGTCGAAGCGAATCAGCCAGTACAAACGGGTTTGAAAGACATCGTGCAATTCAACGCTCCAGCTGGAGCCATTGGAGAAAAAGATACATTGCAACTGTCTGTTGTATCCCAGAACCAATTGCAGAATGCAGTTTCGCTGAATGTACTGGGCCAAGCAGTACAGATTACTCGCAGTGGAGGACGGACATTGAACGATCAGGTAGCACTGATCCTGCAATATGACGCTTCCAAGCTGCCTCAAGGAACACAGCCAGCAATCTACTATTATAATGAAGCCCGTCAGAGCTGGGTATTCATCGGTGGCAAGATGAATGCAGCAGGAACAGTATCGGCAAATGTGAATCATCTGGGTACCTTTGTTGTGTCCAGTTACACACCAGCAAATCTGTCCGATCTGAACGGACACTGGGCATCCGACTATGCAGACCGCTTGATTGGCATGGACGTTATCCAGGGCTATACAGATGGTTCATTCCAACCATCCAAGAAGATTACAAGGGCAGAGTTTGTTACGTTGATCAGCAAGGCACTGGCCTTGAAGTCCGTTCAGTCGGATACGACGTTTGCAGATCAAGGCAGTCTGCCAGACTGGGCGAAAGGTGATATTGCCGCAGCCGTGCAAGCCGGAATCGTGAAGGGCTATGGAGACAACACGTTCAAGCCTAATCAGACGATCACTCGTGCCGAGATGGCTGTAATGATGGCAAATGCATTGAAGTTAAGTACAGATGTACAGTCGGGAACGAGCAAAGATGCTGTAAAACCAAGCTTCACTGACGAGTCGCAAACTCCAGCTTGGGCTCAAGATGCACTGAATACAGCCGTTCAGGCCAAAATTGTGAACGGATATACGGACAATACGGTTCGTGCAGGGAATATGACGACCCGTGCGGAAGCCGCGGCAATGATCTATAAGCTGCTGCTCGCAATGTACATTTAA
- a CDS encoding phosphodiester glycosidase family protein, giving the protein MGGGSLHLTGTEDQFKTIHEDEVWNVHAGIAATRRAGLGFKNESNGVYAYLVTSTVWKTLYNLRDFFKDDLGCNNAVFLDGDGSVQMQVYANGELIKADGTDPSPGRYVWNMVYLIVNSYISNK; this is encoded by the coding sequence ATTGGTGGGGGAAGCCTTCATCTAACTGGAACAGAAGACCAGTTTAAGACCATCCACGAAGATGAAGTGTGGAACGTACACGCTGGTATTGCTGCAACAAGACGGGCTGGACTAGGCTTTAAAAATGAAAGCAATGGTGTGTATGCATACTTAGTGACATCAACAGTATGGAAAACCCTGTACAATTTAAGAGATTTCTTTAAAGATGATCTTGGTTGTAATAACGCTGTTTTCTTGGATGGTGATGGTTCCGTTCAGATGCAAGTGTACGCTAATGGTGAGCTGATCAAAGCAGATGGTACAGATCCGAGCCCGGGAAGATATGTATGGAATATGGTTTATTTGATAGTTAACTCATATATTTCAAATAAATGA
- a CDS encoding S-layer homology domain-containing protein, with amino-acid sequence MSDNTSIKPNFTDESQTPAWAQDALNTAVQAKIVNGYTDNTVRAGNMTTRAEAAAMIYKLLLAMYV; translated from the coding sequence ATGTCTGACAATACGTCCATTAAACCAAACTTCACTGACGAGTCGCAAACTCCAGCTTGGGCTCAAGATGCACTGAATACAGCCGTTCAGGCCAAAATTGTGAATGGATATACGGACAATACGGTTCGTGCAGGGAATATGACAACCCGTGCGGAAGCCGCGGCAATGATTTATAAGTTGCTGCTCGCAATGTACGTGTAA
- a CDS encoding YafY family protein: protein MNKTERQLAITLELQRSKMIRAEDLASQFETSVRTIYRDIQALSEAGVPIMGAPGHGYSLMEGYFLPPVSFTAEEAVSLLMGSDFIEQRLDTEYAMQAKSAQRKIEAILPEVVRNESTRVRETMRLLHAAEPLTRASVKTYLNQIRNAILEQRKISFMYLKKMPGTDGNRYNMREVSPYGLSLVQENWMLIARCDMRQDIRHFRLSRMTELSVLEDQFLLPPDFDLNSYRPPDDRNEQVLIRAKPEIADKVMEAVHFYMDAFEEREEGVVFHFRVRYPEEILHYLLGWGGDIEVLEPESLRFRMKEVAKSILNHY from the coding sequence ATGAACAAAACGGAGCGGCAGCTTGCTATTACGCTTGAATTGCAGAGAAGTAAGATGATCAGAGCTGAGGATCTGGCATCTCAATTTGAGACAAGTGTACGTACAATATATCGCGATATCCAGGCATTAAGTGAGGCTGGTGTTCCGATTATGGGAGCTCCGGGTCATGGTTATTCTCTAATGGAAGGATATTTCTTACCCCCGGTAAGCTTCACGGCAGAAGAAGCTGTGTCCCTGCTCATGGGATCCGATTTTATCGAACAGAGATTGGATACAGAATATGCTATGCAGGCTAAGTCCGCTCAACGAAAGATTGAAGCGATTTTACCTGAAGTCGTTCGTAACGAATCAACACGTGTTCGTGAAACGATGCGACTGCTTCATGCGGCTGAACCTTTAACCAGAGCGAGCGTGAAAACATACCTTAACCAAATACGTAATGCCATTTTGGAGCAACGTAAAATCAGCTTCATGTACCTGAAAAAAATGCCAGGAACGGATGGCAATCGATATAACATGCGTGAGGTTTCTCCCTATGGACTCTCACTTGTTCAGGAGAATTGGATGTTGATTGCACGTTGTGATATGCGACAAGACATCCGTCATTTTCGTTTGTCACGCATGACTGAACTTTCCGTGCTGGAGGATCAGTTCCTTTTGCCGCCGGATTTTGATCTAAATAGTTATCGACCTCCTGACGACCGTAACGAACAAGTATTAATCAGGGCTAAACCTGAAATTGCTGACAAAGTTATGGAGGCAGTTCATTTTTATATGGATGCATTTGAGGAGCGGGAGGAAGGTGTTGTTTTTCATTTTCGTGTCCGCTATCCGGAGGAAATATTGCATTATTTACTTGGTTGGGGTGGAGATATCGAGGTCTTGGAGCCGGAGTCTTTACGCTTCCGAATGAAGGAAGTAGCCAAAAGCATCTTGAACCACTACTGA
- a CDS encoding alpha/beta fold hydrolase has protein sequence MNKMKKTGLWLGITTLTLSLAVLHFPTWTPKIKGTNPIHVLEQVKINGTGHEIMIRGQDLDNPVILYLHGGPGASELPYAKKYQDLLESQFTIVNYDQRASGKSYHFFEDYSNLSADVLVEDALAVTDYITQRLGKKKVLLIGHSYGTYIGTLAAHRAPDKYEAYIGIGQMADTQQSEMDGWNYVMEQAQLADNHEDVDQLEQIYEPIKQGQAFTPRDIVKRYGGTSRLMDSPDTSFLGMTFSHEYNMLDAIRYNKGNIYSQEILISEAMSRPLPSLITKLDLPFYFVMGDYDLMTSSHAAKVFFDQIEGNQKQFIAYNNSAHYPHYEEKQRFLDWMVDTFIK, from the coding sequence ATGAACAAAATGAAAAAAACAGGTTTGTGGCTTGGCATTACGACTCTAACCCTATCACTCGCAGTTCTTCACTTTCCAACATGGACGCCAAAAATAAAAGGAACAAACCCTATTCATGTATTGGAACAAGTTAAAATCAACGGTACGGGACATGAAATCATGATCAGAGGGCAGGATCTAGACAACCCAGTTATCCTTTATTTACACGGTGGACCCGGTGCATCTGAACTTCCGTACGCCAAAAAGTACCAAGATTTATTAGAATCGCAGTTTACGATTGTTAACTATGATCAGAGAGCAAGCGGCAAATCCTATCATTTTTTCGAGGACTATTCCAATCTCTCAGCTGATGTGCTGGTTGAGGATGCACTGGCCGTCACAGATTATATTACTCAACGTCTGGGAAAGAAAAAGGTACTATTAATTGGTCATTCATATGGAACATACATAGGAACTCTTGCTGCGCATCGAGCACCCGATAAATATGAAGCCTACATTGGGATCGGGCAGATGGCAGATACACAACAGAGCGAGATGGATGGATGGAATTACGTTATGGAGCAAGCCCAGTTGGCTGATAATCATGAAGACGTAGACCAATTGGAGCAGATCTATGAACCGATCAAACAAGGACAGGCATTCACGCCGCGAGATATCGTTAAACGTTATGGGGGCACATCAAGGTTGATGGACAGCCCTGACACCAGCTTTCTGGGAATGACGTTCAGCCATGAATATAATATGCTGGATGCCATTCGTTATAATAAAGGAAACATTTATTCGCAAGAAATACTGATAAGTGAAGCCATGAGCCGTCCTTTGCCTTCCTTGATTACGAAGCTGGACCTTCCCTTTTATTTTGTCATGGGAGATTACGATTTAATGACTTCATCCCATGCCGCCAAGGTGTTTTTTGACCAGATTGAAGGAAATCAAAAGCAATTCATTGCCTATAATAACTCGGCCCATTACCCACATTATGAAGAGAAGCAAAGATTTTTGGATTGGATGGTAGATACCTTTATCAAGTGA
- a CDS encoding DUF554 family protein, which translates to MLGILINCFYIIRGSTLGAISKRFMNDGYKSILNQVIGISALIIGISEVFQVQPETENKFNLAYDLNQ; encoded by the coding sequence ATGCTTGGTATATTGATCAATTGTTTTTACATTATACGCGGGAGCACCCTTGGAGCCATCTCCAAAAGGTTCATGAATGACGGTTATAAGTCCATACTCAATCAAGTGATTGGGATCAGCGCACTTATCATAGGCATTAGTGAGGTCTTTCAGGTCCAACCTGAGACGGAGAACAAATTCAATCTGGCGTACGATTTGAATCAATGA
- a CDS encoding amidohydrolase family protein, with protein MNTAYALKNVHLIHGDLNRNLQINMTILVNEQGLIQDIGRDHELHIPSHYTTIDLAGKYVMPGLINAHVHLFADGKPFSLSVSEGLLQFAYDRILNTKFGRNVLKKRMKRNALTALHAGVTTMRSVGEFFYTDVQLRDEINNGDFVGPNLLVSGFFLSVTGGHGAPFLTLMGDSPWEARKNVRINVKHGVDLIKICVTGGVTDAKMVGEAGRLQMTVEEVAAICDEAHKIGLRVAAHVESTEGVRVALQGGVDTIEHGSEMDDEIIRLYKNNPNALNGYTALIPTLQAAYPSASLDTSVTKVSATVKENSRLVYDSMLQGVKQAIENDITIGIGTDAAMPYVTHYDMWREMDHYMRQANLNNKQVIDMVTRTNAKILGVDDVTGTVDIGKHADLIVMEQNPLEHIEALSDISMVMVKGNLIQTPSVTKIKEVDDVLNSVW; from the coding sequence ATGAACACCGCTTACGCATTGAAAAACGTCCATCTGATCCACGGAGATCTGAACCGTAATCTGCAAATAAACATGACGATTCTCGTCAATGAGCAAGGTCTCATTCAGGATATCGGCCGAGATCATGAGTTGCATATCCCAAGTCACTACACAACCATCGACCTCGCTGGTAAATACGTAATGCCTGGACTGATTAATGCTCACGTGCACCTCTTTGCAGATGGTAAACCATTCAGTCTTTCGGTCAGTGAAGGTTTGTTGCAGTTTGCCTATGATCGGATATTGAACACGAAGTTCGGCAGAAACGTTTTGAAAAAACGCATGAAACGCAACGCGCTGACCGCACTCCATGCGGGTGTAACGACGATGCGCAGTGTAGGGGAATTCTTTTACACGGACGTCCAGCTGCGGGATGAGATTAATAACGGCGACTTTGTCGGCCCTAATCTGCTTGTCTCCGGGTTTTTCCTAAGTGTAACAGGCGGACATGGTGCTCCATTCCTCACTCTGATGGGCGACTCTCCGTGGGAAGCACGAAAAAATGTACGCATCAACGTGAAACACGGTGTGGATTTGATCAAAATCTGTGTGACGGGAGGCGTGACGGATGCGAAAATGGTTGGCGAAGCTGGTCGTTTACAGATGACAGTGGAGGAAGTTGCGGCGATCTGCGATGAAGCGCATAAGATTGGCCTGCGGGTTGCAGCGCATGTGGAAAGCACGGAAGGCGTAAGAGTTGCGTTACAAGGTGGCGTCGATACGATTGAGCACGGTTCGGAGATGGATGACGAAATCATTCGTTTATACAAAAATAATCCCAATGCCCTGAATGGCTACACCGCACTCATCCCCACCCTGCAAGCCGCCTATCCATCCGCTTCACTGGATACCAGCGTAACGAAGGTAAGTGCAACGGTAAAAGAGAATTCCAGACTCGTCTACGATTCCATGCTCCAAGGCGTCAAGCAAGCGATCGAAAATGACATCACCATCGGAATAGGCACCGATGCCGCTATGCCTTACGTGACTCACTATGATATGTGGAGAGAGATGGACCACTACATGAGACAGGCCAACCTGAACAACAAACAGGTCATCGACATGGTGACCCGAACCAATGCGAAGATCCTCGGTGTTGACGATGTTACAGGGACGGTGGATATCGGAAAACATGCTGATCTGATTGTCATGGAGCAAAATCCGCTGGAACATATTGAGGCCTTGTCTGACATCTCTATGGTCATGGTCAAGGGAAATCTAATTCAAACACCATCTGTCACCAAAATCAAAGAAGTCGACGATGTTCTAAACTCAGTTTGGTGA
- a CDS encoding TetR/AcrR family transcriptional regulator, with protein sequence MVQAKKDEVRKEIEYAALKVFFEKGYVDAKMNDIADEINISVGNIYTYFKNKKELFYAVVPPDLVDYLKNVLVETIHFDNQTLFEETDSERKSALLQEQVDVLRKYRNQIVIIFEKNNGTIYTNAKNELVELMIETKKAYLKNQYKRYEIGTEENLILLNILAHNVIDMNLDLLKREMSEESRKQIFEALYIYRLYGMKSLNE encoded by the coding sequence ATGGTGCAAGCCAAGAAAGACGAAGTCAGGAAAGAGATTGAATATGCGGCGCTCAAGGTCTTTTTTGAAAAGGGCTATGTGGATGCCAAGATGAACGATATCGCGGATGAGATCAATATTTCCGTGGGCAATATCTATACATATTTTAAGAACAAGAAAGAACTATTCTACGCCGTCGTGCCACCGGATCTGGTGGATTATTTGAAAAATGTGCTGGTGGAGACCATTCACTTTGATAACCAGACCTTGTTCGAGGAAACGGATAGCGAGCGAAAGTCAGCGTTGTTGCAGGAACAGGTGGATGTATTACGTAAGTATCGCAACCAGATTGTCATCATCTTTGAAAAGAATAACGGAACCATCTACACCAACGCCAAAAATGAGCTTGTTGAGCTGATGATCGAAACCAAGAAGGCCTATCTGAAGAATCAATATAAACGATATGAGATTGGCACCGAGGAGAATTTGATCTTGCTGAACATCCTCGCACACAACGTGATCGACATGAACCTGGATCTATTGAAGCGAGAGATGAGTGAGGAAAGCCGCAAACAAATATTCGAAGCCTTGTATATATACAGACTGTACGGTATGAAGAGTCTCAACGAATAA
- a CDS encoding ATP-binding cassette domain-containing protein has product MSIIDVNGITKVYRQYKRFPGLVGSLRSLVTRQYTEEVAVRDITFSIKEGEAVGYLGPNGAGKSTMIKMMTGILVPTSGELRVLGLTPHEARQHNSQHIGVVFGQRSQLWWDLPVRDSFDLHKYIYKLSDSTYQKNLNYYSNLLALSSFIEKPVRQLSLGQRMRVEIAMALLHDPKILFLDEPTIGLDVIAKEQIREFLRMINREKKVSIVLTTHDMKDIEEICHRMIVVNKGNMVYDGSVEQLRTTLGDQRQVIIYFREEPKVIEIPGIKLIKDEGLRKTYLFEKSDRTVFDCVNQIASEHLIEDVSIESADIDTVIRKLYRKLDEENRTNEL; this is encoded by the coding sequence ATGAGCATCATTGATGTAAACGGTATCACAAAGGTTTATCGGCAATACAAAAGATTTCCGGGATTAGTTGGCTCTCTGAGAAGTCTAGTTACTAGGCAGTATACGGAGGAAGTAGCGGTACGTGATATTACTTTTTCGATAAAGGAAGGAGAAGCAGTGGGTTATCTAGGTCCAAACGGTGCGGGCAAATCCACCATGATTAAGATGATGACGGGAATACTGGTTCCAACTTCTGGAGAGCTGAGGGTTCTTGGTTTGACCCCGCATGAAGCCAGGCAGCACAATTCTCAACATATTGGTGTTGTTTTTGGACAAAGGAGTCAGTTATGGTGGGACCTTCCTGTCCGTGATTCGTTCGATCTTCATAAATACATATATAAGCTCTCAGACTCTACATATCAAAAAAATCTGAACTATTATTCCAACCTCCTAGCGTTATCCTCATTTATTGAAAAGCCTGTTAGACAATTAAGTTTGGGTCAAAGAATGCGAGTGGAAATCGCAATGGCCTTACTGCATGATCCCAAAATTTTGTTTCTAGACGAACCAACGATTGGTCTAGATGTCATTGCCAAAGAACAGATTAGGGAATTTCTTCGGATGATTAATCGTGAGAAGAAAGTCTCCATTGTTCTGACGACTCATGACATGAAGGATATTGAAGAAATTTGCCATCGAATGATTGTTGTGAACAAAGGCAATATGGTTTATGACGGATCTGTCGAACAACTTCGAACAACGTTGGGTGATCAGCGGCAGGTGATCATTTACTTCCGGGAAGAGCCAAAAGTGATTGAAATACCAGGGATTAAACTTATAAAGGACGAAGGGTTAAGGAAAACGTACCTATTTGAAAAAAGCGACAGGACCGTATTTGATTGCGTAAATCAGATCGCGAGTGAACATTTGATTGAAGATGTTTCTATTGAAAGCGCAGACATAGATACAGTCATTCGGAAACTCTATAGAAAATTGGACGAAGAAAATAGAACGAATGAGTTGTGA
- a CDS encoding ABC-2 family transporter protein produces MKTYIMFGVKTFSNQLSYRSEVWLRLLGNFVAILILTEIWRAVLGNGEIEGVGVEQMITYSIINTLLAALLLTGISTKVDNSLKTGSIASELIKPLSYPLHLLSEGLGNSFYQLVFTSIPSLFIAWIFFGFLPPASATHFLFFLIALILALAISFLLGYLISLLAFWLMNHFALNWMLGGFITIFSGSFLPLWFFPESWVTITKMLPFLYLGYLPAAIYLGTIKVQEIGTFILTGLAWTAGLTLLVCWLWNRAIKRLVVQGG; encoded by the coding sequence TTGAAAACGTATATTATGTTCGGTGTAAAAACATTCTCGAATCAACTTTCATATCGTTCTGAAGTATGGCTAAGATTATTGGGGAATTTTGTGGCTATTTTGATTCTGACTGAGATCTGGAGAGCAGTTCTAGGGAATGGAGAGATTGAAGGCGTAGGTGTAGAGCAAATGATTACATATAGCATTATCAACACGTTGCTTGCTGCCCTGTTACTTACCGGAATTAGTACAAAAGTGGATAACAGCCTCAAAACAGGTTCCATCGCTTCGGAACTTATTAAACCTCTTTCTTATCCTCTTCACCTATTATCTGAGGGACTAGGGAATTCATTCTATCAGTTGGTGTTTACTTCTATTCCTTCCTTATTCATCGCATGGATTTTCTTTGGTTTTCTTCCTCCAGCTTCGGCAACTCATTTTCTGTTTTTTTTGATTGCTTTAATCCTGGCATTGGCCATTTCGTTTTTGTTGGGGTACCTTATATCTTTACTGGCTTTTTGGCTCATGAATCACTTTGCATTAAATTGGATGTTGGGCGGATTCATCACGATTTTCTCTGGTTCGTTTTTACCCTTATGGTTTTTTCCGGAATCGTGGGTGACCATAACCAAAATGCTTCCTTTCCTGTACCTGGGATATCTTCCTGCTGCAATCTATTTAGGAACAATCAAGGTTCAGGAGATAGGAACTTTTATTCTCACAGGTTTAGCATGGACTGCGGGGCTGACTCTTCTGGTGTGCTGGTTATGGAATAGGGCGATCAAACGTCTGGTGGTCCAAGGTGGATAA